A single genomic interval of Lentimicrobium saccharophilum harbors:
- a CDS encoding cold-shock protein, with the protein MARSQQSWNKIENEKKKQKKKKDKAARKLERASNTADGNNPDSMIAYVDEYGRISDTPPDPATKSVIKAEEIEIGVRKKEDVSPEEEFRTGIVTFFNDSKGFGFIRDLRSGESIFVHINQLTEPIKENNKVSFKVEKGPKGLNAIEVKLVI; encoded by the coding sequence ATGGCAAGATCACAGCAATCCTGGAACAAAATCGAAAACGAAAAGAAAAAGCAGAAAAAGAAGAAAGACAAAGCGGCCCGCAAACTTGAAAGGGCGTCAAACACTGCCGATGGCAACAACCCCGACAGCATGATTGCCTATGTTGATGAATATGGCCGCATCAGTGATACGCCACCCGATCCTGCAACCAAAAGTGTCATCAAAGCCGAAGAGATCGAGATCGGTGTCCGGAAAAAAGAAGATGTCAGCCCTGAAGAAGAATTCCGTACCGGAATAGTTACTTTCTTTAATGATTCCAAAGGATTTGGTTTTATCAGGGATCTCAGGTCAGGCGAAAGTATTTTTGTACATATCAACCAGCTGACTGAGCCTATCAAAGAAAACAACAAAGTAAGTTTCAAGGTCGAAAAAGGACCTAAAGGGCTTAATGCCATAGAAGTAAAGCTTGTTATATAA
- a CDS encoding outer membrane beta-barrel protein — MKKVVITLFAAFLAFSLSAQDNMLTKGEKVLNLGIGLGSTLYTGSGYTSSIPPISASFEVGIKDDVLDVGSIGVGGYLGYASSKWEYTYFGGNWGYKYTNFIIGARGSFHYPLVDKLDTYTGLMLGFNVVSAKEFGDIDPLYNYSASSSGLIWSWYAGGRYYFTEKFAAMAEIGYGIAWLNLGVALKL; from the coding sequence ATGAAAAAAGTAGTCATTACCCTTTTTGCTGCATTTCTGGCATTCAGTCTGTCTGCCCAGGACAACATGCTTACCAAGGGAGAAAAGGTCCTGAATCTGGGAATCGGTCTTGGAAGCACACTCTACACCGGAAGCGGTTACACATCTTCAATTCCACCAATCTCAGCATCGTTTGAGGTAGGTATTAAAGACGATGTACTTGATGTTGGTTCGATTGGTGTAGGTGGTTATCTGGGTTATGCTTCCAGCAAATGGGAATACACCTATTTCGGCGGCAACTGGGGATACAAATACACCAACTTTATAATTGGTGCTCGCGGCTCATTTCATTATCCGCTGGTTGATAAACTGGATACCTATACAGGCCTGATGCTTGGTTTTAATGTTGTATCAGCCAAAGAATTCGGCGATATTGATCCTTTATACAACTACAGTGCTTCCAGCAGCGGCCTGATCTGGTCATGGTATGCCGGTGGCCGTTATTATTTCACCGAAAAATTTGCTGCAATGGCCGAAATCGGTTACGGAATTGCATGGCTCAACCTGGGTGTCGCCCTGAAGTTGTAA
- a CDS encoding alpha-amylase family glycosyl hydrolase: protein MKKLPATVLFILMAFLVTTCSDKEEKPAPSPPANEFILPDPPQYGVPFGAVPATSDIVMYEVNLRAFSTAGNLSGVTQKLDHIRSLGVNVIWLMPIHPIGTVNSVNSPYSVKNYREVNPEYGTLDDLRRLTDQAHQRGMAVILDWVANHTAWDNPWMKYPSWYTRVNGEVIHPEGTNWQDVADLNFDNKDMRKAMISAMKYWLLAANADGFRCDAADMVPYDFWKQAIDSINALAGRKIILLAEGGRSDHFNAGFQLNYGWDFYGKLKSVWSGQAADGLYATHRQEQLSTPTGKTRLRFTTNHDESAWDATPMTLFNGKQGALAASAIAVFMGGVPLIYGSQEVGRIPALPFFSNAPIDWTANPDMVKAYQEMMAIYNEAPAARQGTTSDFSTADVCAFERSSEDAGLLIIVNVRNRESIFEVPGTVLAAAWKFPDGTPFKPSGTSIGLEPYQYLILNR from the coding sequence ATGAAAAAACTCCCGGCAACAGTCCTGTTTATCTTGATGGCATTCCTGGTCACAACCTGTTCGGATAAGGAAGAAAAACCCGCCCCGTCACCTCCCGCCAATGAATTTATTCTGCCTGATCCCCCGCAGTACGGAGTACCTTTCGGAGCGGTACCGGCCACATCAGATATAGTAATGTATGAAGTCAACCTGAGGGCTTTCAGTACTGCCGGTAATCTTTCGGGAGTAACCCAAAAACTGGACCACATCCGGTCGCTGGGCGTGAATGTGATCTGGCTGATGCCCATACATCCCATCGGCACGGTCAATTCAGTGAATTCTCCCTATAGCGTAAAAAACTACCGGGAAGTAAATCCCGAATACGGGACGCTGGACGACCTGAGGCGTCTGACCGATCAGGCCCATCAGCGCGGCATGGCGGTAATCCTCGACTGGGTGGCCAATCATACCGCCTGGGACAATCCGTGGATGAAATATCCTTCATGGTACACAAGGGTAAATGGCGAGGTGATTCATCCGGAGGGGACCAACTGGCAGGATGTGGCCGACCTGAATTTTGACAATAAGGATATGCGCAAAGCCATGATCAGCGCCATGAAATACTGGTTGCTGGCGGCCAATGCGGATGGCTTCCGCTGCGATGCCGCGGATATGGTCCCTTACGATTTCTGGAAACAAGCCATTGATTCCATAAATGCCCTTGCCGGAAGAAAAATCATTCTGCTGGCGGAGGGCGGACGCTCCGACCACTTTAACGCAGGCTTCCAGCTGAATTATGGATGGGACTTCTACGGGAAACTTAAGTCCGTATGGAGCGGACAGGCAGCAGACGGACTGTATGCTACCCACCGGCAGGAACAACTTTCCACGCCAACAGGGAAAACCCGGCTCCGCTTCACCACCAACCACGACGAATCGGCCTGGGATGCCACCCCCATGACCCTGTTCAATGGTAAACAGGGAGCACTGGCTGCCTCTGCCATCGCGGTTTTTATGGGCGGAGTACCGCTGATTTACGGTAGTCAGGAGGTAGGCAGAATCCCTGCTTTGCCCTTCTTTTCCAATGCGCCCATCGACTGGACCGCCAATCCTGATATGGTGAAAGCATATCAGGAAATGATGGCCATCTATAACGAAGCTCCCGCCGCCAGGCAAGGAACTACCAGTGACTTCTCCACGGCGGATGTTTGTGCCTTTGAACGCTCATCTGAAGATGCGGGCCTGCTGATCATCGTCAATGTCCGGAACCGCGAAAGCATATTTGAGGTTCCCGGCACGGTGCTTGCCGCAGCCTGGAAATTCCCGGATGGCACGCCATTTAAACCATCAGGCACCTCCATCGGTCTGGAACCATATCAGTATCTGATTCTGAACCGGTAA